The nucleotide sequence cgggattgtagagattggagggtgtatatgtgtgtgcgggccgcgtgagcgaacaccacactcgcgtaagtcatgacgggccttatgcaagttttgtaaagtgtcaccttgttccgaagggacattttactccgcttacagatcatggggtaaagtctaccgagaataaacgcggcacggtcacggactgattttatatgcgggcggaatgtcatcgatgcatccagggtaacgcccaggtacttgaccttcctggcccagggtatgggttgtctaaagagagtaatcgggggtgtgagattcctcctcctaatccgggaggaaattcgtgtggagcttcccctctgaaatagcaccgcagtacttttcgctgggttgatgtctatgcgccattttcggaaccactgtcctagggctagggctgcgctctgaagcttcttcgcgattagggacttatttctactagaatagtaaacagtcgtgtcgtcagcgaataaagctaaatgggtcgatagctcgtcggatgattttttggtttaccgggtttatgtatgacgataacgtccgcttctttccacaccgcgggaaagatacagttcgccatagcggcattgaaaatagatgccaacatcacgatgagttggacgggtagaagtttaataacgcggttagatataccgtcggaaccgggagccttgcgaggacgtaggtctttgatcaagtctttaacttctatcggggtgacgggtggtaacgcatccgatggtggcaaggaggctctgcgttctacctcactgtctattaattctacatgaacagggtccacggattgagtgctgggcgtgcactgggtttgcaatgtatcggccagcagctctgctttttcgtcatcatcgaacgccgcgagtcggcctgaggggcctacgagggggggcatagttactaccgtatccgatttgagagtacgagctaagcggtagtaagacctatGGGAGGgtgcgagtccttctaagaaatcagaccatctggcatctcggacttcggcgatgcgagactttacgtcgcgttgtagggcacgcattcgaaaacgattttccgcggtaggatacctgtcgtaggcgcgtatcgaggcgttcttagctctaaggagttccctaatatcgtcggacaatgtgtgtatgtatcatcatcatcatcatcatgatcaTAAGCCTTTATCtacccactgctggacatagaccttcTCCAATGCCTtccaatgtatgtatgtatgtatgtatgtgtatatgtaatatattttttcataaaaagttacactttcattTAAACCATGCCCGGCAAAACTGCTTACGCAGTTTGACTGCAGGTAACTCGCTTTATATAAACAtagcttataaattattaaattagattatattaatacaattaatttacataaatggttacaacgtatttaacaagtgtttttttaataaacttttaaatttagcaaGTATAGGTTCACGTCTTATGTCCTCTactacgtcatttcggatcctcgcgatccactaacggtgcttttaggtacctcaagcaccagtcaccgttctcgtcgaacccgtcgcttgcgacgaagggctcgacgagtaaattaaacctcagacacagcccactgagtttctcgccggatcttctcagtgggtcgcgtttccgatccggtggtaaattctgcgaagcacggctcttgctagggttcgtgttagcaacgtcatcaggtttgagccccgtgagctcacctactagttaaggcgacgctgatatagcctctcaaagctttcatcagcttaggtaggaaaacaactGTGCTCGGGTAAACTATTGAGTAAGTATGGAACtcgtttttttaacattctatCTCCATAGTAATTTTGTACCATGGGTATTTCAAATTTACCTTTAGACATTGACCTTGTGCCAGTTTTATGTTGCACTAAATTAGTTAAACAATCTTGTTTACTATGactgtttacaattttttttttttttttttttttttttttttttttttttttttttttttttttttcaggaggaaatcgccggacttccgccctccactggggatggagggcggggcatgtcagagtctcacctcctgtcgctcaacaaccaacgtccaaacctcgcatgagacagaactcatgaagaggcagaggggggaaagtgaagcgtttagtgcggagcacatctctcccatcaccctccccctcgggacgccggaccggcggtcgtcggcgccacgaccaccagccctctcggtcggcaggctatccgaagcccgcctagatggcgccggttagagtgagctatcctacggaataccccgctggaccagaaccagcgtgagtcgaggatagccggccttccatcacccggatgctcttgcgtaaaacgcgtgcagagcagcttgcacgtcgtcttcttaggccccctcgccggtccccagaccgacatgtgagggggacccgaaacacttagagggccagggcttgggcgagatccgcctccctggcccccgctcgacggcggcgggattgtgcgtctctcacgcgccccgccgcctccttctgcgagatggtgcactcgcagaagtcgagcatcgccttccacgactcgtcgtcgccgagcatcgatgccacgacactcggcaacgacaagtcgtttcctgtttttgcgacgaggacacggcgccacccctcccatgcggggcaggcaacgagcgtgtgctccgccgtgtccaagtcgcaaccacaacggtggcactctgccgtcggctcggctccgatccggtgcaggaactcaccgaagcaaccatgcccagtgagcacctgcgtgagccggaaagtgaggcgtcctctgtcacgattcacccaatccacaaggaccgggcgaatcgcctcgacggtcctacgaccggccgaaggatcagccagccgtctggaccatgactccagcacggaccgccgagattgggccctccgcgctctgaccacacaggggctgggacgcgccacgccccgggcacgaaggtcagcccgccactgatagtcagcagcgagcgcctccgcttccagaatccaaggcggcgtcccagccagtacacacgccgcctcaaaggagatggtgcgataaccacggatgaccctgaccgcgatggtgcgttgcggccgttgcagcagcttcgccacccccgcggccagggactggccccacacaggtgccccgtatagggccattgatcgcaccacccccgtatagagacggcgcgtcacctggtcaggccccccgacgttgggcagaagccggcttaacgcgccggccacccccaacaaacgagggaccaggttctgaaagtgagcacggaaggtccaacgactgtccaggatgaggccgaggtacttcaactgcaccccgaccccgatacggacgcctccaaccacgatatgggcatcgacaggtggcactctccggggcctgtggaaccacatggcctcggatttactgagcgccacgtcgaggcccaatctcctgattttgccgacgacatgcgccaccccagcggtagcaagacgggcagactcagcaaaactccccccccgggccacgactaacgtgtcgtctgcgtaacagattacgctcaagcccgggaggagggcaccccttagcacccagtcatacccgatattccacaaaagagggccgagcaccgacccctgtggaacaccgcgcacgaccgggaaccggtgcaggatcccaccgtgtccggtacacgtgaccgatctgtcctccaagtaggaacccaccagccggcggaggtagggaggcactccatgtcgttccagcgccccccctatcacggaccagggcagggtgttaaacgcattggcgatgtcgagcgacaccgccaaagccaccccacccctggagacggcctcctccgagagggcccgcacgcgaaggatcgcgtctactgttgagcggccctctcggaagccatactgctccgccgacagatcgggtcccaccctgaccagatgctgaatgatgcgggccgccagaatgcgttccagacTGTTTACAAGTAGAAGATATTTATGTTTCAGGCTAGCCGgtaaaattttatatagtttAGAGTAATCTTCTTTACATTGATtctttgtctttttatttacgagtaattttaaaaatcttgtTTGCAATGATTCTATTTTATCAATGTATGTTTTCTCTTTTGAACAGAAGTTATGCTTCTCTTTCGAAGCAATCAACGCTGGTATCAAATATAGCCGAATGACTCAAAGATGGAATTGCAACGTGTAATGATCCTCCTCCTTCTGTCGtaaatcctcaatgctgaggatcgcgacctcTGTGGGATTTCAGAATCTTCCGGCGGACTATATCACGCCACGTCACGCCACAAATCAAGGTCATTCTATTGCGAATGCGAAGTGATGGAGAATTTCGTAGTGAGATGCGAgttcttgtttatttattttattttatttatttatttatttaataagttgttTGAATTTTATAGAATCGCAAGGCTGACCTCGGCGGCGTAATGTATGCGTAACGATCAGGGGACCAAAAAAAGAAGATGACGATACGAATAGGCGATTCGGCTGATTGTTTTGTGAGTTTAAAGGAAGTAATGAGAAATGGGTCCAAAACCTGAAGTTAAAATCTGTTCCGAATCAGTGAAGCTTATCaacattaataaatagataatggATTTCTTCTTTTACGTCGTTTCAGTCTGGACAGAGCGTTCGTGGTCATGATGTAGctctttctttctctctcttacGAAGTCTCGCCGCCTCCTTCGTTCTGCATTGGGTCTGGGATGTCAACGTACTAAGGCTAGCTCGAGGAAGTTaacattgttttaatttaacaccAGACTATGAGCATATTATAGCTATTAATGACGTCACTAGATATTCATATTCTTAGCAACATTTGGCTTGCGGTAAAGCAAtagagtaaccacttaagttTACTTCTCAGCTGAATTTTAATATCTTGTATCATATTACATGCTGTACCAttctacaatattttattttattgcatagaagggtggacgagctcacagcccacctagtgttaagtggttactggagcccatggacaactacaacgtaaatgcgccacccaccttgagatataagttctaaggtctcagtatagttacaacggcccttcaaaccgaaacgcattactgcctcacgatAGAAATAtggggggtggtggtacctacccgtgcggactcacaaaaggtcctactaccagtaacttCTCAATATACATACCAGTAAACTAAGCTGcgcaataaattatattctatCTGTTCAGAATCTCATAAAGATTATTGATATTAGCCGACTGATGCAAGAAATTTTACTAAGCtttctatattttaaaaaaaacctggcAATTTTCATTAATTGTCAATTGTTTTTCGTTTAATGACCGTTGAAATATTAACTGCGTCCGTTGCCCGGAAAAGCCCTCCGAGTCTTGTTCTCCGATATAGGGCTAtcaaacattttacattttagtAAGTCCCTGGCGAGCTTTATCCGGATTGATCCGGGCACTTCCCTAATATCATCATCCAATCTGCTAAATTGCTACTTTTTTGGCAAACACCGTCATTACATGCCGCTTCCTTGATCACgtttttgtgaaaatttaattagttttaaatccGAATTGAAGATacgtttaggttttttttttatcaaaattactCAGAGTAATGTGTATTAGCCAGTTTTTGATCATGGCAATCTTAAGAACTGCTTCAAGTATTCGTGTATTTCAATTTGCGATAGATCTATGTAGTTGTGAAtgacttgtgttttttttaattgcatatatgggtggtcgagctcacagcccaaagacatctatgacgtaaatgcgccacccaccttgagatataagttctaaggtgtcagtatagttacaacggctaccccacccttcaaaccgaaacacattactgcttcacggcagaaataggcggggtggtggtacctacccgtgcggactcacaagaggtcctaccaccagtaaaaacgctTTCAACGCTTAAAAACGCTTTCGACGCTTCCACAAAAATAAATCATGTACTTCTCCGTCATGTCGGAGTAAGTGTATTTTTACTAATTAAGGTGACAGCTGGACTCGCGTACCAATTAGACACGTAATACTTGTGTGAGCTTGTTCGTTTaaaataggctaaatttaaTCAACTTACGCGATATGAATGTGTGTATCCAACTTATAACTCACCTCAAGCAAAAGTGCACATAGAATGTTCACTATAACAACTATGTTAAGTTTCATCATTGTAAGTGCTTGTAAGATTTGCTATTAAATTTAACGACAAACTGAATTATGTATCTCAGCTCATACCATTTTAAGTACCTGGTCGATGTAACACTAGCCAAACCGTCTCAATTAGCATAAGCGTATCGAAAACTACAGGGGGTTGTAAAATTTGgcgttaaattaatttcatatcctttttttattgcacttgtaggcagacgagcatacggcccatctgatagtgagtggttacagtcgcccatggacttcggctatgccaggggcagagccaagccgctgcctaccattaagtgctctccacaagcctcgtttgaaaaaggatatgtcatagcgctcgggaaacaccgtagaggggagttcattccatagtCGAAtaatacgtggcaaaaaagatctctggaaacgaaatttggatgaacgcagtggctccgggtagtatggatgaactctattccggtggcgggcggcacgatggtaaaaacgagatgatggaatcatctcaaacaattcctcagagcactccccgtaGAACATACAGTAAAAAATATAGAGAGAAGCGGATACTATTTATCTAGTCAACTCTGAAAACGTATCACGTGTCATTTTTACACTACTACCTGTCTCATAAGCATTAAGATCTTAATGTAATAAGAATATATTCATGCACGTGTTGTGAAACGTGAGCACTAGTCAAtgattgaaatgaaaaatggcaagtctataaataaatgtattgtcTGACAAACATCCTGTATATAGAATTAACATCACACATTAGTCGCAATACCGGTAGGTATTGGCGGTCAAAGGTTGCTTCAAGTAAACAAACACAATGTTTACTTATTTTTTCAATTCTCTTGTTGAATGTGATTGGCACGATGATCGTGCTAAATCATTGCTATCATTAATCACTACATTTATATCTGATCAGAAGAtccaatttattatatttacttaaCTTACATAACATAACTTTTGTAaatgtttgtttctttttaacgaactcacggcccacccaatCATAAGTGGTTACCTCACCCCTAAACATCAACCACGTCAATACTGCCGAAAATTACATATCAAGGTAGGAATTGACAATAGATATGGCTAAAGAAATACAATCAATACAAATCCTTATATTAATAGCGCATAGTAGGGTGATGGCGAAGCTGGTTTTGGGCAATTATCGGAGCCCATCGGCGTCAGCAACGCGACTGCCACCTTGGCACATGAGGTCAAAATCTCATTTGTATTTGCTGTCTCGTCCTCCAAAGCGGAACACGTGACTGATTTGCAGCAGAAAAGAACAAGATATCGGTATCTACCCTTGTTAATTTACAATGTACCCTACGTCATTTTACACTTCTAAATATTGACATATCGTTTAGATTTCTGTACCAAGTGTGCTACAATTAAGGAAGAATGTTAGGATCTTATTCTGGATCGAATGCAATCGTGACCTAGCAAGAAAGATACCCGATCTATTCGTATCCAGTCAGATATTAGGGTTCAAATCTTAcagcaaataaaaatttagctATCGGTTAGTCTATTAATGCTCTTGtctacctattttttttattgcttagatgagtggacgagctcacagcccatagacacctacaacgtaaatgcgccactcacctagagatataagatctaaggtctcaagtatagttacaacggctgccccccccccccccttcaagccgaaacgcattactgctcacggcagaaataggcatggtggtggtacctacccgcgcgcactcacaagaggtcctaccatcagtatctGTATCTTGTGTCtagtgaaattaataataaaatttaaaatattacgacCAAAGAAAATCCTTGATATTCGAATTTTTTGTTCTTAAAATAACTAagaatttttttgttcttttaataCCTTATTTAAGTATTACCTATGGGTCGGGATACAAATAACATATATCCTAAAATGTATCAGcgtttttatcataaaaaagcccaacattttatttatatatttcataaaaaaatatcctttaaAATTACGTTAAAGCCCCAGAAgcaatagaataataaataaatactgaaattttattctttattatttcaaatatattaacaatcctgtaactattaaatattatacaaatatattaaaatataatacatatcataagcatattcaattatgcattttaaatatattatttcatatCACATGTATTTTACGCATATCTCTGACGTAAATTCCTTATATACACAAAACGTTTGATTGTGATACTTTTACTAGTACAAAATTTCGAAACGCTTCGATTTGAGATATCATTGCCAGCTACCGTTTATGACAAGCTACTTATGCTGGAATAGAATACGGTAAATTATTGTCATACTTCATTAAGCATTATTAACTTAGAATCCCCTTTATTCatttagcctttttttttattctcctaCAATGTTGGGTCCTCCTATACCAATCCTATCATTTATATCACTTGAACCCTGATCATCGTTTTCATAATCTGAATCAATATCACTATCATCGTAATCCTCTACATCATCTTCGGTCTCCATCTCACTATTATCTATCACGTGCTGTTTTACTGCGCTGatctgtaaattaataaaaacataaacttACACAATAgtacatacaaataataataaagagtgCCGACGataatttaaacataataaaaattatagagATTCTCTTTGAATACAAAAGATAAAATAACGATTGAAGGGCTTTTTctaaattacatattgataaataaataaacatgaattATGTTGTGTAAAgttaaattatgattttgattATAAAAAGTAATTGTTATGCTTATCCCTAACTTATATGTACCCAAGTCAAAGAAGCGTAGATAATTTATCATgttcacatttatttttaacatagaaaattaaatagagtttaattttaaataaatttaactattAACACACAATatctgaaatttaatttaaatcatttacTTCATAAACTAGCTAATAATAGGTCTTGCGTGTTTGTCTgtcaaacaaatattaaaaatttttaacCTACACTAAAGTACTGTTAGGAAAATAGATATGATTACAATTTATTAGTTGTTTGGATCATAGTAGTAATCTGTGACAATAGTGCCAATGGAAACGTTGTAGAGAGAGATTAATCAAATTACAAATAACGAATGCACGCAGACTTtctcgaaaaaaaaagatgtttgatacgataatatttaaaaaagccaTAGGTATACTACACTGACGTAATATGCAATGTAACAGAATTAAAATTCGTTATTTATGCatttaacaaattaatattatttttcgtttgcattgaagcaataaaaacgAATATCGACTTATGATATAATTTGATTACACTCTGTATATTCACGTCACTTCGAATAAGTGTGTacatttttgttagtttttctaTACGATGGTTTCTTGCTTCATATTTTGCGTAATTCAATTTCATTAacgttaaattaatttatagaaatcaaAACACAGATGGGTGAAAATTTGACGGTAGTCATTAAAATTACTGTTTTAACAATTGCACAGACATGATGCAGCTTTGTAATTACTAGAGGTCGAAGTAGGTAGATTGATTGATGATTAGAAGGTCGCTGACGTCAAAAGTAAaggataatatggatatgcctccaaaatatcggaacttcatatttattgtgatatttgttccggaattttaaaattagcataaatctgtgtttaaggtgtaaaacgtattaataatattaatctacgctactagtgctagctaatggtgaaagaaatcagtattttattttatacaaaaacaccaTGGAATAGTTACACCGTATTTTGTCCCTTTCTGTTAAATTAGAAATGGCGCTTGTTAGTATGACACAAAACTTAGACAGGGCTTTTCGTTACtttatctcataaatatagTAATTGTATCCGATgaggtttaaaaatatattttttcaatttaaaaaaacaatctttaTGGATAAAATGGCATGTCCATATTATGATATCTTGACCCAAGTATATAAAAccaatctacctactccgaccactGGTACTACTGGACCTACCAATCGTATATAAGTTTACTGACCATGCTGTTAATGTGGTCTACGAAGGACCCCATTCTGTCGATGAAAGAGTCTCCCTCGTCGGTCCCCTGAAGTCTTGCCAGTGCAGGCAGCACTTGCGATTCTGCTGCAGCGTTCATATTCTGTACAGCATCAGTCATGTACGGCTCGTAGTTCGGAACGCGGAACGGAACAGTTGTTTCTGTTGGCGATCCATGGGCCTAAAAATAAGAATGGAAGCCACCGGAATGCTTGTTATAAGTTATTGGGATAGATTTTAATAAGAGCTACGGGATTTTTTTGGCAACATCAGAATCAATCTTtgtactgtttaaaaaaaattatgatttatcCGTATATATtccgatgcaacggtgttcgaatcccgtaggcgggtacgaCCAACGGgggaggctgtgagctcgtccacccgtttaagcaataaaaaaaaagtagttataacaagtttttatctttaattcTTAGGTGCTCGATCTCTAAGTCGTATATTTTACTAATCATCGATTGAAGAAATCTTTAAGTAGGAACAGATAAATTCAACACATCCAATTTGAAAAGTTCAAAATATATACGCTAGGTTAAAGAATTAATAAAAGGAGTTAGACCGATGATctagaaacataaaaaaaaatgaaaacaaaaaaaatattacaaaaaatgtgGATTCCTGTATGACATTTCATTGTTGTTTGTAGATGCGTGTACGACCTCACTGTGTGAGGTGGTGTTAGATAGTCatcggagttcatagacatcaggTTAATGGCACcgttcatcttgagacatgagttccaagttCCAGTTTCTACGGTACACTAGCTGCCCTGCCCGTCACCACCGAAACGCGTCACTGCTTCTCGGTAGAAAAAGGCAAGGTGGAGGAGGCACACCTACCTGTGTggtctcacaagacgccctaccaccactaattacgcaaattttttacggtttcgatttttattacacaatgttataaCTTCGTCGTGGAAGTAATTCATGAAcatctgttaagtacgtatttcattagaaaaattggcacctgcctgcgggattcgaataccggcgcactagcatcgctcgatacgaatgaaaCACACGtcgtatcctttaggctacaatGACTGAAAATCGTtcaattgattattttttttatgattcaaggattactggtggcccggaggcctttccagtttcacttggacaggtgggcgagcaaagactcagccaggaggggtgggatttgctaacagccgcccgagcgcctccgaaggagacctaacaactcaaaaacAATTGAATTGTTTTACTTAACTCTATTCATTGACAACAAAACTTGTTTGCTtaaatatgattaaataaaacTCACGTAAAACAAGACCGAACCGACAAAGACAAACGCTAATATTGTTAAGAACGTCATGTTCAATgaagaaaacacaaaaaaatcacGAGAAAATGTAAATGAGTTCGCCTATTTATAAACACGTATACCTTTGTTCGTCGATTCGATGACTCAGGAATGTCACGTTTTCTGAATATCgtaatgataaaatttattcGCGGTACGTGAATAATGAATACTCATTGGTGACTATAATGTTGTTGTGCTGTAGGTAGTCTACAACAAACTTGCCAATTACTTAGTGAATgtttaatttgaagtcgtcgtggcctaacggataagacgtccggtgcattcgtgtcgagcgatgcaccggtattcgaatctcaggc is from Bombyx mori chromosome 6, ASM3026992v2 and encodes:
- the LOC101739535 gene encoding uncharacterized protein LOC101739535; the encoded protein is MTFLTILAFVFVGSVLFYAHGSPTETTVPFRVPNYEPYMTDAVQNMNAAAESQVLPALARLQGTDEGDSFIDRMGSFVDHINSMISAVKQHVIDNSEMETEDDVEDYDDSDIDSDYENDDQGSSDINDRIGIGGPNIVGE